A genomic region of Devosia ginsengisoli contains the following coding sequences:
- a CDS encoding ABC transporter ATP-binding protein, translated as MARAQKFLGYYRPYVPLLLADLACAVLVAASAIALPLCASYITTRLPELAAADDALLQILGMGGVMLAVFLVQSLATYFVDYQGHAMGARIEADVRRELFEHCQKLSFGFYDRQRVGQLMSRISNDSLWLGELFHHGPEDLAISVLKFGGAMVVLTIIDPVLAGLIALLVPPAVLYARHFNRRMNVALKTSKERIAGVNERVEDALGGVRVVQSFANEAMELERFEVENQHFLQSRKDGYRSEALLWVGMDGFAQLVTIMVIVGGAIRILHAELTVAEMLTFLLCVGVLVDPVRRLDNFIRLWQEGATGFVRAMELLEEEPDIADAPGAVDIGPISGAIRFRDVDFDYGDGGAPVFKGLSLDIAPGEFVALVGSSGVGKSTLCALIPRFYDVSGGAITIDGKDVREVTLASLRRSVGVVQQDVYLFSGTVAENLRYGRPEASDDELVAAAKAANAHDFIMGLPEGYDSNIGQRGVKLSGGQKQRLTIARAFLKNPAVLIFDEATSALDNESERAVQQALLTLAAGRTTVVIAHRLSTVRHADRILVLTPDGIGEEGTHEALMAADGLYAGLHRVQGSI; from the coding sequence ATGGCGCGCGCCCAGAAATTCCTGGGCTATTATCGACCCTATGTGCCGCTGCTGCTGGCCGACCTGGCCTGTGCCGTGCTGGTGGCCGCCAGCGCGATCGCCCTGCCGCTCTGCGCCAGCTATATCACCACGCGCCTGCCCGAACTGGCGGCGGCTGACGATGCGCTGCTGCAAATCCTGGGCATGGGCGGGGTGATGCTCGCCGTGTTCCTGGTGCAGTCGCTGGCCACCTATTTCGTCGACTATCAGGGCCATGCCATGGGCGCGCGGATCGAGGCCGATGTGCGCCGGGAGCTGTTCGAGCACTGCCAGAAGCTCAGCTTCGGCTTTTATGACCGGCAGCGCGTCGGGCAATTGATGAGCCGCATCAGCAACGACTCGCTGTGGCTGGGTGAATTGTTCCACCACGGGCCGGAAGACCTGGCGATCAGCGTGCTGAAATTCGGTGGGGCCATGGTGGTGCTGACCATTATCGACCCGGTCCTGGCCGGGCTGATCGCCCTGCTGGTGCCGCCGGCCGTGCTCTATGCGCGGCATTTCAACCGGCGGATGAATGTGGCGCTCAAGACCAGCAAGGAGCGGATCGCCGGCGTCAACGAGCGGGTGGAGGATGCGCTGGGCGGGGTGCGCGTGGTGCAGTCCTTCGCCAATGAAGCGATGGAGCTGGAGCGGTTCGAGGTGGAGAACCAGCACTTCCTGCAAAGCCGCAAGGACGGCTATCGCAGTGAAGCCTTGCTCTGGGTGGGCATGGACGGCTTTGCTCAACTGGTCACCATCATGGTGATCGTGGGCGGGGCCATCCGCATCCTGCATGCCGAGCTGACCGTGGCGGAGATGCTGACTTTCCTGCTCTGCGTGGGTGTTCTGGTCGATCCGGTGCGGCGGCTGGATAACTTCATCCGGCTCTGGCAGGAGGGCGCGACCGGTTTCGTGCGCGCCATGGAACTGCTGGAGGAAGAGCCCGACATTGCCGATGCGCCCGGTGCGGTGGATATCGGCCCGATCAGCGGGGCGATCCGTTTTCGCGATGTGGACTTCGACTATGGCGATGGCGGCGCGCCCGTGTTCAAGGGGCTATCGCTCGATATCGCGCCGGGGGAATTCGTGGCCTTGGTGGGATCGTCAGGCGTGGGCAAGAGCACGCTTTGTGCGCTGATCCCGCGGTTTTACGATGTGAGTGGCGGGGCCATTACCATTGACGGCAAGGATGTGCGCGAGGTGACGCTGGCTTCGCTGCGGCGCAGCGTTGGCGTGGTGCAGCAGGATGTGTATCTGTTCAGCGGCACGGTGGCGGAGAATCTGCGCTATGGACGGCCGGAGGCCAGTGACGATGAACTGGTCGCGGCGGCCAAGGCGGCCAATGCGCATGACTTCATCATGGGACTACCGGAGGGGTATGACTCCAATATCGGGCAGCGCGGGGTGAAGCTGTCGGGCGGGCAGAAGCAGCGGCTGACCATTGCCCGCGCGTTTCTCAAGAATCCGGCCGTGTTGATCTTCGACGAGGCGACCAGCGCGCTGGATAATGAGAGCGAAAGGGCGGTGCAGCAGGCGCTGCTGACGCTGGCGGCAGGGCGGACGACAGTGGTGATTGCCCATCGGCTGTCCACCGTGCGCCATGCGGACCGGATTCTGGTGCTGACGCCTGACGGGATTGGCGAGGAAGGGACGCATGAGGCGCTGATGGCGGCGGATGGGCTTTATGCCGGGCTGCATCGGGTGCAGGGGAGTATTTGA
- a CDS encoding valine--tRNA ligase, with protein MLEKSYEPGAVEDRVYADWLKANAFAAGAGAAAGAETFTIVIPPPNVTGSLHIGHALNNTIQDILIRFNRMLKKDVLWQPGTDHAGIATQMIVERQLMERQLPGRREMGREKFVERVWEWKAESGGTIMNQLKRLGASADFSRERFTMGQNGAADDQMVRAVTKVFVELHQRGLIYRAKRLVNWHPGLETAISDLEVENIEIKGHMWHLRYPLADGVTYQFPLLDEEGNVTGHETRDYIIVATTRPETMLGDTGIAVHPEDERYAPLVGKFVDLPLVGRRIPIVADEYADPTLGTGAVKITPAHDFNDFEVGARNNLDQINVFTTGGAIISADFIPTAYRGMDRFVARKAIVADLTALAEENPTRGLDHIEDKKIMVPHDEKSKLVVIEPFLTDQWWVKADILAQPAMAAVREGRTKFVPQQYENTYFAWLENIKPWCISRQLWWGHQIPAWYGPDNHAFVAHSEAEAQKLADAHYMKPTQLTRDPDVLDTWFSSALWPFSTLGWPDDTAELRRYYPTDVLVTGFDIIFFWVARMMMMGLEFLDKEPFHTVYMHALVRDEKGQKMSKTKGNVIDPLQLIDQYGADATRFTLAAMAAQGRDLKLSLQRVEGYRNFVTKIWNAARFLEMNECRRVEGYDPKANKLPLNRWIVGATARGAAAVTQGIVDYKFNEAANAAYDFVWGTFCDWYVEFAKPVLMGEDEAAKAETRATAAWALDQILAILHPFMPFVTEELWAETGKFGAPREAMLILSEWPDLSGLEDPEADADLNWLIDVITNVRSVRSEMNVPAGAKLQMVVVGAGEDTLRRLVAGTSLITRLARLEEISPQSEVPGESAQFVVGEATFALPLAGVIDIAAEKARLEKEVTKLDGEVLQIDKKLGNEQFVAKAPEEVIEEQKARREAAVERRHHIIEALKRLS; from the coding sequence ATGCTTGAAAAGTCCTATGAGCCCGGCGCCGTCGAAGACCGCGTCTATGCCGATTGGCTCAAGGCCAATGCCTTTGCCGCCGGGGCAGGGGCCGCTGCTGGCGCCGAGACCTTCACCATCGTCATTCCGCCGCCCAATGTCACCGGCTCGCTCCATATCGGCCACGCGCTGAACAACACGATCCAGGATATCCTGATCCGTTTCAACCGCATGCTGAAAAAGGACGTCCTCTGGCAGCCCGGCACCGACCATGCCGGCATCGCCACCCAGATGATCGTCGAGCGCCAGTTGATGGAGCGCCAGCTTCCCGGCCGCCGCGAAATGGGTCGCGAGAAATTCGTCGAGCGCGTCTGGGAGTGGAAGGCCGAAAGCGGCGGCACCATCATGAACCAGCTCAAGCGCCTCGGCGCTTCGGCTGATTTCTCCCGCGAACGCTTCACCATGGGCCAGAATGGCGCTGCCGACGACCAGATGGTCCGCGCCGTCACCAAGGTCTTCGTCGAGCTGCACCAGCGCGGCCTGATCTACCGCGCCAAGCGCCTGGTCAACTGGCATCCCGGCCTCGAAACCGCCATTTCCGATCTCGAAGTCGAAAATATCGAGATCAAGGGCCACATGTGGCACCTGCGCTATCCCCTGGCCGATGGCGTCACCTATCAGTTTCCGCTTCTGGACGAAGAAGGCAATGTCACGGGCCACGAAACCCGTGACTACATCATCGTCGCCACCACCCGCCCCGAAACCATGCTGGGCGATACCGGCATCGCCGTTCATCCCGAAGACGAGCGCTATGCCCCCCTGGTCGGCAAATTCGTCGACCTGCCACTGGTCGGCCGCCGCATCCCCATCGTCGCCGACGAATACGCCGACCCTACCCTGGGCACCGGCGCCGTCAAGATCACCCCGGCCCACGATTTCAACGACTTCGAAGTCGGCGCCCGCAACAATCTCGACCAGATCAATGTCTTCACCACTGGCGGCGCCATTATCTCGGCCGATTTCATCCCGACCGCCTATCGCGGCATGGATCGCTTCGTCGCCCGCAAGGCCATCGTCGCCGACCTGACGGCCCTCGCGGAGGAAAATCCCACCCGCGGCCTCGATCACATCGAGGACAAGAAGATCATGGTCCCGCATGACGAGAAGAGTAAGCTCGTCGTCATCGAGCCCTTCCTGACCGACCAATGGTGGGTCAAGGCTGACATTCTCGCCCAGCCCGCCATGGCCGCGGTCCGCGAAGGCCGCACCAAATTCGTGCCCCAGCAATACGAAAACACCTATTTCGCCTGGCTGGAAAACATCAAGCCGTGGTGCATTTCGCGCCAGCTCTGGTGGGGCCATCAGATTCCGGCCTGGTACGGCCCTGACAATCACGCCTTCGTCGCCCATAGCGAAGCCGAGGCGCAGAAGCTGGCCGACGCGCATTACATGAAGCCGACGCAGCTCACCCGCGACCCCGACGTCCTCGACACCTGGTTCTCCTCGGCCCTCTGGCCCTTCTCCACTTTGGGCTGGCCGGACGATACCGCCGAGCTGCGCCGTTACTACCCCACCGACGTTCTCGTCACCGGCTTCGACATCATTTTCTTCTGGGTTGCCAGAATGATGATGATGGGTCTTGAATTCCTGGATAAAGAGCCGTTCCACACGGTCTACATGCATGCTCTGGTCCGCGACGAGAAGGGCCAGAAGATGAGCAAGACCAAGGGCAACGTCATCGACCCGCTCCAGCTCATCGACCAATACGGCGCCGACGCCACCCGTTTCACCCTCGCCGCCATGGCCGCGCAGGGCCGCGATCTCAAGCTCTCCCTCCAGCGCGTGGAAGGCTATCGCAACTTCGTCACCAAGATCTGGAACGCCGCCCGCTTCCTCGAAATGAACGAGTGCCGCCGCGTCGAGGGGTACGATCCCAAGGCCAACAAGCTCCCGCTCAATCGCTGGATCGTTGGCGCCACCGCACGCGGCGCCGCCGCCGTCACCCAGGGCATTGTCGACTACAAGTTCAACGAAGCCGCCAATGCCGCCTATGACTTCGTCTGGGGCACCTTCTGCGACTGGTATGTCGAATTCGCCAAGCCGGTCCTGATGGGCGAGGACGAAGCTGCCAAGGCCGAAACCCGCGCCACCGCGGCCTGGGCGCTCGACCAGATTCTCGCCATCCTCCACCCCTTCATGCCCTTCGTCACCGAAGAGCTGTGGGCCGAGACCGGCAAATTCGGCGCCCCGCGCGAGGCCATGCTGATCCTCTCGGAATGGCCTGACCTGTCCGGCCTCGAAGACCCCGAAGCCGATGCCGATCTCAACTGGCTCATCGACGTCATCACCAATGTTCGCTCGGTCCGCTCGGAGATGAACGTCCCGGCCGGCGCCAAGCTGCAAATGGTCGTGGTCGGGGCAGGGGAAGACACATTGCGCCGCCTCGTCGCCGGCACCTCGCTGATCACGCGCCTGGCCCGCCTCGAGGAAATCTCGCCGCAGTCAGAGGTTCCCGGCGAATCCGCCCAGTTCGTCGTCGGCGAAGCCACCTTTGCCCTGCCTTTGGCCGGCGTCATCGACATCGCGGCTGAAAAGGCGCGCCTCGAAAAGGAAGTGACCAAGCTCGACGGCGAAGTGCTCCAGATCGACAAGAAGCTCGGCAACGAACAATTCGTCGCCAAGGCCCCCGAAGAGGTCATCGAAGAACAAAAGGCCCGCCGCGAAGCCGCCGTGGAACGCCGGCATCACATCATCGAAGCGCTCAAGCGCCTGAGCTGA